The stretch of DNA TCTCAATATTTAGGGTTGTCAATAATGGATCTTCCCCTCAAAAACTAATATACCTACCCACCTTCTTAAGCCTTTTGCCTACACTACCTAAATCCTCTAATCTCCTGACCCTTCCCCCGCTCTTTCTTATATTTAATATTCTCTTAACACTAACCTCACCCAATCCCGGTATACGCATAAGCTTAAACTTATCTGCTCTATTTATATTTATAGGAAAATACTCCGGATGTCTCTTGGCCCAGGCCTCTTTAGGGTCTTCTACTAAAGAGAGGTTTCCTTCCTTATCAAATGGAATCTCATCTTGTGAGAAGTTATATTTACGTATCAGCCAGTCTGTCTGATAGAGCCTATGCTCACGCATTAAGATATCACTATTTGAGTATCGTGAGTTCTCACCTATTAATGTGCTCTCTCCCAACCCTCTCTGATAAGCACTGAAATAAACCCTGTTAAGATTAAGTCTTTTGTAAAGTCTCCAGGAGTAATCTACTATATTCTTATCAGTCTCATCAGTTGCACCTACTACAAACTGAGTGGTCTGCTTAACATGGGCGTATTTAGAGTTTTCCTCTCTTAAGCGGCTTATAAGTCGTATTGGCTCTATAATATCTTTTAGATAGTCTTTACGCTTTGAAAGATTACTAAAATGATCTTCTCCTGCTGTCTCAATATTTAAAGAGACTGCATTTGCTAAAGATAGAGTCTGACGGATTGCATTCTCAGATGCACCGGGTATTATCTTTAGATGGATATAACCCCTAAAGCTCTTTTTTCTAAGTATCTCACCAACTCTATTAATATAACCCATGGTATTATCAGCTGTACCTATAACCCCACTGCTTAAGAATAAGCCCTCTACCCTTCTCTTCCTGTAATAGTCCATAAATACCTTAACTAGCTCATCAGGCTCTAATCTACAGCGTTCAGGGTCAAGATTGCTCCTTAGAGGGCAGTATTT from Candidatus Kaelpia aquatica encodes:
- a CDS encoding helix-hairpin-helix domain-containing protein, whose amino-acid sequence is MITIKNSLNVTDKLSILSRDSSYDLACACAGAKDEHRSRSKDDKWVYPTTLPQGGTTYLFKTLLSNECVNDCKYCPLRSNLDPERCRLEPDELVKVFMDYYRKRRVEGLFLSSGVIGTADNTMGYINRVGEILRKKSFRGYIHLKIIPGASENAIRQTLSLANAVSLNIETAGEDHFSNLSKRKDYLKDIIEPIRLISRLREENSKYAHVKQTTQFVVGATDETDKNIVDYSWRLYKRLNLNRVYFSAYQRGLGESTLIGENSRYSNSDILMREHRLYQTDWLIRKYNFSQDEIPFDKEGNLSLVEDPKEAWAKRHPEYFPININRADKFKLMRIPGLGEVSVKRILNIRKSGGRVRRLEDLGSVGKRLKKVGRYISF